A genomic region of Procambarus clarkii isolate CNS0578487 chromosome 88, FALCON_Pclarkii_2.0, whole genome shotgun sequence contains the following coding sequences:
- the LOC123767447 gene encoding uncharacterized protein, protein MIDVPVVVVAMIGIPVVVVAMIVIHADVVAMIVIPAVVVAMIVIPAVVVDMIGIPAVVVAMIVIPAVVVDMIVIPADVVAMIVIPAVVVALIVISDVVVALIVIPYVLVGMIVTSVIVVALIVIVAMIAIPDVVGAMIVIPTVVVVMIVISAVVGAMIVIPAVAGAMMSAVVVVMIVISAVVVAMIVILAVAVDIIDICCCSGQDSAVVVAMIVIPAVVVIMIVIAAAVIVVT, encoded by the exons ATGATTGATGTACctgttgttgtagtggccatgattggtatacctgttgttgtagtggccatGATTGTTATACATGCTGATGTTGTGGCCATGATTGTTATACCTGCTGTTGTAGTGGCCATGATTGTTATACCTGCTGTTGTAGTGGATATGATTGGTATACCTGCTGTTGTGGTGGCCATGATTGTTATACCTGCTGTTGTAGTGGACATGATTGTTATACCTGCTGATGTTGTGGCCATGATTGTTATACCTGCAGTTGTAGTGGCCCTGATTGTTATATCTGATGTTGTAGTGGCCTTGATTGTTATACCTTATGTTCTAGTGGGAATGATTGTTACATCAGTTATTGTAGTTGCCTTGATCGTTATAGTTGCCATGATTGCTATACCTGATGTTGTAGGGGCCATGATTGTTATACCTACTGTTGTAGTGGTCATGATTGTTATATCTGCTGTTGTAGGGGCCATGATTGTTATACCTGCTGTTGCAGGGGCCATGATGTCTGCTGTTGTAGTGGTCATGATTGTTATATCTGCTGTTGTAGTGGCCATGATTGTTATACTTGCTGTTGCAGTGGACATAATTGATATCTGCTGTTGCAGTGGCCAAGATT CTGCTGTTGTAGTGGCCATGATTGTTATACCTGCTGTTGTAGTGATCATGATTGTTATagctgctgctgttattgttgtAACCTAG
- the LOC138358989 gene encoding autotransporter adhesin BpaC-like has protein sequence MLIASTNVALTTANITGLNTLLPLLISAEATLLQILVTVVGNPSTVDPSLLQAVQSTLNSVNVTLTAAQALRASTTSEFNTVQQSITQLGGTTVALPTAPPTITVPPNLTVTSTSSSATITTTLGNITNSTASNTTPNATTFANATDSTTSANATTTSANATTTSANATTTSANATTTSANATISTTSANATNSTTSVNTTASTSLDNTTTTAVNITLSGLYSQLSQLQNSLNATDSTISALQALQDQLNNILIIINTTLNGRRRKRSVYDDVLAIQTLVANATNALEQGNVTALNSLIPQLIAAKATLTQLTELISSNTSVVNTTLQAEVQAALSSVDAALAAAQTERNKIVSDINAVQQAIVQQGGTTVTVPSAQTQDASATTVTSSTSSTNSSATTISGVAADNTTTAADNATSAAGSTITAAGNATTAADNATTAAGNTSTAAGNATTSAGNAITAADNATTAADNTTTAAGSTTTAAGNGTTAAGNAITAADNATTAADNTTTTTADTATTTTADTATTTTADTATTTTADTATTTTADTATTTTADTATTTTTDTATTTTANTTNSNASAAALTSQLTQLQSELNATNSATLALQEANNTLTTLASAVQAALPARRKRSAADDILALQSIADQISKAISSGNFTGLPTLVEQLKAAAATLTQLTQAIQNGSVTVDASLQASVVGAIASVNTAASTAAQATSDTTVAATDTTVAASDTTVAATDSTVAATDTTVAATDTTVAATDTTVAATDTTAAATDTTVAATDTTAASG, from the exons ATGCTTATCGCCTCCACCAACGTAGCGTTAACAACGGCAAATATTACCGGTTTGAATACCCTGTTACCGTTACTGATATCTGCGGAAGCAACACTGCTCCAGATACTAGTGACGGTAGTTGGCAATCCATCAACAGTTGATCCGAGCCTTCTGCAGGCCGTGCAGTCGACTCTCAACAGCGTCAATGTTACTTTAACCGCTGCCCAAGCTTTGCGTGCCAGTACAACCAGTGAATTTAATACGGTTCAGCAGAGCATCACCCAGCTCGGTGGAACCACAGTGGCCTTACCCACTGCTCCTCCGACCATCACAGTTCCCCCCAACCTGACCGTCACTAGCACCTCAAGTTCCGCAACGATTACAACAACCCTTGGCAATATAACGAATTCAACAGCCTCAAATACAACACCGAATGCAACAACATTTGCTAATGCTACCGATTCGACGACTTCCGCTAATGCTACTACGACTTCCGCTAATGCTACGACGACTTCCGCTAATGCTACGACGACTTCCGCTAATGCTACGACGACTTCCGCTAATGCTACAATTTCAACCACCTCTGCTAATGCTACAAATTCAACGACCTCCGTTAATACTACAGCTTCAACATCCCTGGacaatactactactactgcagTAAACATTACACTTTCTGGGCTCTATTCACAACTCAGTCAGCTTCAAAATTCCCTAAACGCCACAGATAGTACGATTTCGGCTCTACAAGCTCTTCAAGATcaacttaataatatattaataataattaacaccaCTTTAAATGGACGCCGGAGAAAACGCAGCGTCTATGATGACGTCTTGGCGATCCAAACTCTCGTTGCCAACGCCACTAACGCCCTGGAACAAGGAAATGTTACCGCTTTAAATAGTTTAATTCCACAACTTATTGCCGCGAAGGCTACGTTAACCCAATTAACAGAACTGATATCAAGCAATACTTCAGTAGTCAATACAACCCTTCAAGCTGAGGTGCAGGCAGCGTTGAGCAGCGTCGACGCTGCCTTAGCCGCCGCACAAACTGAGAGAAACAAAATAGTGAGTGATATAAACGCCGTTCAGCAAGCCATCGTCCAGCAGGGCGGGACCACCGTCACTGTCCCCTCCGCCCAGACACAGGACGCCTCCGCCACCACAGTCACTTCATCCACAAGTTCCACAAACAGTTCAGCGACAACAATTTCAGGCGTTGCTGCAGACAACACGACAACTGCAGCAGACAACGCGACATCTGCAGCAGGCAGCACGATAACTGCAGCAGGCAACGCGACCACTGCAGCAGACAACGCGACAACTGCAGCAGGCAACACGTCAACTGCAGCAGGCAACGCGACAACTTCAGCAGGCAACGCGATAACTGCAGCAGACAACGCGACAACTGCAGCAGACAACACGACAACTGCAGCAGGCAGCACGACAACTGCAGCAGGCAACGGGACCACTGCAGCAGGCAACGCGATAACTGCAGCAGACAACGCGACAACTGCAGcagacaacacaacaacaactacagcagATACTGCAACAACAACTACAGCAGATACTGCAACAACAACTACAGCAGATACTGCAACAACAACTACAGCAGATACTGCAACAACAACTACAGCAGACACTGCAACAACAACTACAGCAGACActgcaacaacaactacaacagacACTGCAACAACAACTACAGCAAACACTACCAACAGTAATGCATCAGCAGCTGCCCTCACTTCACAACTCACCCAACTACAATCCGAATTAAATGCCACAAATAGCGCGACTCTGGCACTTCAAGAGGCTAACAATACCCTCACCACTCTTGCAAGCGCAGTTCAGGCAGCACTTCCAGCGAGGAGGAAACGCAGCGCCGCGGACGACATCCTGGCCTTACAATCCATCGCAGATCAAATTTCAAAAGCCATTTCTTCGGGAAACTTCACCGGTCTCCCTACTCTGGTTGAGCAGCTTAAAGCGGCGGCGGCCACTCTGACGCAACTTACCCAAGCGATTCAAAATGGGTCTGTGACAGTGGATGCTTCCCTTCAAGCCTCCGTGGTGGGCGCCATTGCCTCAGTGAACACCGCCGCCAGCACCGCCGCTCAGGCCA catcagacactactgttgcagcaacagacactactgttgcagcatcagacactactgttgcagcaaCAGACTCTACTGTTGCAGCAAcagacactactgttgcagcaaCAGACACCACTGTTGCAGCAAcagacactactgttgcagcaaCAGACACTACTGCTGCAGCAAcagacactactgttgcagcaaCAGACACTACTGCTGCCAGCGGCTAG
- the LOC138358990 gene encoding cytadherence high molecular weight protein 3-like — MSVKELRFLLRPVVGLSVEIVLLIVVVGAAVVVVEAAVVVVEAAVVVVEAAVVVVEAAVVVVEAAVVVVEAAVVVVETSVVVVEAAVVVVEAAVVVVEAAVVVVETSVVVVEAAVVVVEAAVVVVEAAVVVSEAAAVVLTVAVVVLEPTAVVLEAAAVVLETPAVVLEATAVVWEPTVVVLEAAAVVWEPAAVVLEAAVVVLETPAVVLEAAAVVWEPTAVVLEEVAVVLETAVVLCPEIVVFDPMAVVFDPEAVVFDPAVVFDPEAVVFDPAVVFDPEAVVFDPAVVFDPEAVVFDPAVVFDPEAVVFDPAVVFDPEAVVFDPAVVFDPEAVVFDPAVLLYLFLRL, encoded by the exons ATGTCTGTTAAAGAACTGCGCTTCCTTCTTCGTCCAGTTGTTGGGCTAAGCGTAGAAATAGTACTGTTAA TTGTAGTGGTGGGAGCAGCAGTTGTAGTGGTTGAAGCAGCTGTTGTAGTGGTGGAAGCAGCTGTTGTAGTGGTTGAAGCAGCTGTTGTAGTGGTGGAAGCAGCTGTTGTAGTGGTTGAAGCAGCTGTTGTAGTGGTTGAAGCAGCTGTTGTAGTGGTTGAAACATCAGTTGTAGTGGTTGAAGCAGCTGTTGTAGTGGTTGAAGCGGCTGTTGTAGTGGTTGAAGCAGCTGTTGTAGTGGTTGAAACATCAGTTGTAGTGGTTGAAGCAGCTGTTGTAGTGGTTGAAGCAGCTGTTGTAGTGGTTGAAGCAGCAGTTGTAGTGTcggaagcagcagcagtagtgctgACAGTAGCAGTTGTAGTGTTGGAACCAACAGCTGTAGTGTTGGAAGCAGCAGCTGTAGTGTTGGAAACACCAGCTGTAGTGTTGGAAGCAACAGCTGTAGTTTGGGAACCAacagttgtagtgttggaagCAGCAGCTGTAGTTTGGGAACCAGCAGCTGTAGTGTTGGAAGCAGCAGTTGTAGTGTTGGAAACACCAGCTGTAGTGTTGGAAGCAGCAGCTGTAGTTTGGGAACCAACAGCTGTAGTGTTGGAAGAAGTAGCTGTAGTGTTGGAAACAGCAGTTGTGCTTTGTCCCGAAATCGTCGTGTTTGATCCAATGGCTGTTGTATTTGATCCTGAGGCTGTAGTATTCGACCCAGCTGTTGTATTTGATCCTGAGGCTGTAGTATTCGACCCAGCTGTTGTATTTGATCCTGAGGCTGTAGTATTCGACCCAGCTGTTGTATTTGATCCTGAGGCTGTAGTATTCGACCCAGCTGTTGTATTTGATCCTGAGGCTGTAGTATTCGACCCAGCTGTTGTATTTGATCCTGAGGCTGTAGTATTCGACCCAGCTGTTGTATTTGATCCTGAGGCTGTAGTATTCGACCCAGCTGTT CTGTTGTATTTGTTCCTGAGGCTGTAG